The proteins below come from a single Bacillus horti genomic window:
- a CDS encoding sugar transferase, which translates to MKRAVDLVFGSVALLLSFPVMVVTAIVLRKSVGSPVIFTQQRPGLNGRPFHIYKFRTMTDERDEHQQLLPDNERLTRAGRVVRKLSLDELPQLFNVVKGELSFVGPRPLLMEYLPLYTSEQARRHEVKPGITGWAQVNGRNAISWEQKFKLDVWYVEHHSFWLDIKILFLTVLKVLKVDGINQQGQATIEKFKGSSASELQACTSQPTKES; encoded by the coding sequence ATGAAGCGAGCCGTTGATTTGGTTTTTGGTAGCGTAGCCCTTCTGCTTAGCTTTCCCGTTATGGTCGTTACAGCCATAGTGTTACGTAAGAGCGTTGGTTCTCCCGTTATTTTCACTCAGCAAAGACCGGGGCTGAATGGCAGGCCGTTTCACATCTATAAGTTCAGAACAATGACTGATGAGCGAGATGAGCATCAACAATTACTACCAGATAATGAGCGGTTAACGAGAGCAGGGAGGGTGGTCAGAAAGCTCAGTCTAGATGAGCTCCCGCAGCTCTTTAACGTAGTCAAAGGAGAGCTTAGCTTTGTCGGTCCAAGACCACTATTGATGGAGTATCTTCCATTATATACGTCTGAACAGGCTCGGCGACATGAAGTAAAGCCAGGTATCACTGGGTGGGCTCAGGTAAACGGGCGAAATGCCATTTCATGGGAGCAGAAATTCAAGCTAGACGTGTGGTATGTAGAGCATCACTCATTTTGGCTAGATATCAAGATTTTATTTCTAACGGTATTAAAAGTACTGAAGGTGGACGGGATTAATCAGCAGGGGCAGGCAACTATAGAGAAGTTTAAAGGATCATCAGCTTCTGAGCTACAGGCTTGTACGTCACAACCTACAAAGGAGAGTTAG
- a CDS encoding acetyltransferase: MSEQPQQIILLGDGGHSRVIQDIIALRRDEYELVGILDDKYTETSQEEDLIRGPIRYATELAEILPHVKFVVGIGNNHVRKLLTIQLDLPLERYVSLLHPSAMLSSSVTLGRGTVVMANAVLNANASVGQHAIINSSTVVEHDCVVEDFVHLSPKVALAGGVKVEEGSHLGIGCVAIPGQQIGKWSTVGAGASVTSHIPSFCTAIGIPAKPIKTHQL; encoded by the coding sequence ATGAGTGAACAACCCCAACAGATTATTCTATTAGGTGATGGTGGTCATAGTCGAGTCATTCAAGATATTATCGCGTTGCGCAGGGATGAATACGAGCTGGTAGGGATCTTAGATGATAAGTATACAGAAACCTCTCAAGAGGAGGATTTGATTCGTGGTCCAATTCGATACGCCACGGAGCTTGCTGAGATTCTCCCTCATGTGAAGTTTGTCGTAGGCATCGGCAACAATCATGTACGTAAGCTGCTGACCATTCAGCTAGATTTACCCTTGGAGCGTTACGTCTCACTGCTGCACCCTAGTGCGATGCTTAGCTCTAGTGTCACGCTAGGAAGAGGTACAGTGGTGATGGCCAATGCCGTTCTTAACGCAAACGCCTCCGTAGGTCAGCATGCGATTATTAATAGCTCGACCGTTGTGGAGCATGATTGTGTGGTCGAGGATTTTGTTCATCTTTCTCCTAAAGTAGCGTTAGCAGGAGGGGTGAAGGTGGAGGAAGGCTCTCATCTAGGTATCGGCTGTGTAGCGATTCCCGGTCAGCAGATTGGCAAATGGTCTACCGTCGGAGCTGGAGCGTCAGTTACGAGCCATATCCCCTCCTTTTGCACAGCGATAGGCATACCAGCAAAACCGATAAAAACCCATCAATTGTAA